GGTCCTCAGTCTCCCGGCCTCCTTCTCTGCACCGTCAAGCGGTGTCTGGGGAAGTAAAATAATGAACTCCTCGCCTCCGTAGCGGGCAAAGACATCGCTCTTTCGAACATGGCTCCTTACGAGTTGGGCAAACTCCCTGAGCACCATGTCACCCATCCGGTGACCATAGGTATCGTTTATCTTCTTGAAATGATCGATATCCAGCATTAGGCAGGAAATGGGATGTCCATAACGCTCGGCGCTGCTGAACTCTTCTTCCAGCCGGTGATAAAAGTACCTGATGTTATACACCCCTGTTAGGTAGTCTGTTATGGCGAGTTTCTCAAGCCTTGATTTTTCATTCTCAAGTTTTTCAAAAAGAAAGGCATTATAGAGGACATTGGCGGATAGATTTGCAATTGCATTGCAGAGGTCAATCTCCCTCCTGGTAAAGGCCGACCTGACCCTTGATGTCCTCAAAAAAAGTGTCCC
The sequence above is a segment of the Nitrospirota bacterium genome. Coding sequences within it:
- a CDS encoding GGDEF domain-containing protein, producing the protein GTLFLRTSRVRSAFTRREIDLCNAIANLSANVLYNAFLFEKLENEKSRLEKLAITDYLTGVYNIRYFYHRLEEEFSSAERYGHPISCLMLDIDHFKKINDTYGHRMGDMVLREFAQLVRSHVRKSDVFARYGGEEFIILLPQTPLDGAEKEAGRLRTFIREHGFKGIGKERITSSIGISCWPVHDIHTHDDLITLADTALFEAKSSGRDRIKTSRKLRKKADG